One Solanum lycopersicum chromosome 2, SLM_r2.1 genomic region harbors:
- the LOC138341972 gene encoding uncharacterized protein: MNAPMYIGSKVDEDPQDFLDEVYKILLAMRVSTTEKDNHSSYQLKDVAQACLIVHAQQVEESRIGNMNREAKGAKLFESGSSKSRLDVQDKPKLKKSCYGCGKGFHMVRDCTNVRIEGKGNSQDQQSGPSSEAPKRNHFHALKARGEQESSLDIVMGMLQVSSVYVYALLDKNEVITITGLYYANKV; encoded by the exons ATGAATGCTCCAATGTACATTGGGTCAaaagttgatgaagacccccaagattTCCTTGATGAGGTCTATAAGATTTTATTGGCTATGAGAGTGAGTACTACTGAGAAGGACAATCATTcttcctatcaactcaaagatgtggctcagGCATG TTTAAttgttcatgctcaacaagttgagGAAAGTCGTATAGGGAACATGAATAGGGAAGCAAAAGGGGCAAAGTTGTTTGAAAGTGGTTCTTCTAAGAGTAGGCTTGATGTGCAAGACAAGCCTAAGTTGAAGAAAAG TTGCTATGGTTGTGGCAAAGGTTTCCATATGGTAAGAGATTGTACTAATGTGAGAATTGAAGGTAAGGGTAATAGCCAAGATCAACAAAGCGGTCCTAGTTCTGAAGCTCCAAAAAGGAACCATTTCCATGCACTCAaggctaggggtgaacaagaaaGCTCTCTCGACATTGTGATGGGTATGTTACAAGTTTCGTCTGTTTATGTCTATGCATTgcttgataagaatgaagttatAACAATTACTggtttatattatgcaaataaaGTATGA